One window from the genome of Diceros bicornis minor isolate mBicDic1 chromosome 1, mDicBic1.mat.cur, whole genome shotgun sequence encodes:
- the PCDHB6 gene encoding protocadherin beta-6 gives MAQSKVHRKKRQVAIFIILMLLWEAGSESIHYSVLEESESGTFVANLTNDLGLRMGELAARGARVVFKGNKQYLQLDPQTYDLLLNEKLDREELCGSTEPCALPFQVLLENPLQFFQAVLGVRDINDHAPEFPAREMLLKISEITTPGKIFPLKMAQDLDAGSNSLQSYMISSNPHFHVLTSNRSDGRRFPELVLDKALDREEQPELRLTLTALDGGSPPRSGTTEIQILVLDINDNAPEFAQELYEVQIPENNSLGSLVITVSARDLDAGSFGEVSYALFQVDDVNQPFEINAVTGEIRLRKTLDFEEFQSYHVDIEATDGGGLSGKCSLVIKVLDVNDNAPELTVSSLISPIPENLPQITVAVFSVSDADSGRNQQVICSIDDNLPFLLRPSVENFYTLVTEGALDRESRAEYNITITVTDMGSPRLKTQHSITVLVSDVNDNAPAFTQTSYTLRVRENNSPALHIGSVSATDADAGANAQVTYSLLPPHDPHLPLASLVSINADNGHLFALRSLDYEALQAFEFGVGATDRGSPARSSQALVRVLVLDDNDNSPFVLYPLQNGSAPCTELVPRAAEAGYLVSKVVAVDGDSGQNAWLSYQLLKATEPGLFGVWAHNGEVRTARPPSERDAPKHRLLVLVKDNGEPPRSASVTLHVLLVDGFSQPYLPLPEAAAEQAQADPLTVYLVIALAAVSSLFLFSVLAFIAVRLCGRSRAASLGRCSVPEGHFPGHLVDVSGTGTLSQSYQYEVCLRGGSGTSEFKFLRPILPNFPPQDSGREMEENPTFRNSFQFS, from the coding sequence ATGGCGCAATCAAAAGTACATCGCAAGAAAAGGCAAGTGGCCATCTTCATTATATTGATGCTTTTGTGGGAGGCGGGTTCAGAATCGATTCACTATTCTGTACTGGAGGAGTCAGAAAGTGGCACGTTTGTAGCCAACTTGACAAACGACCTGGGACTCAGGATGGGAGAGCTGGCCGCGCGGGGCGCCCGGGTTGTTTTCAAGGGAAACAAACAGTATTTGCAGCTTGATCCACAGACCTATGATTTGCTGCTAAATGAGAAACTGGACCGAGAGGAGCTGTGCGGTTCCACTGAGCCGTGCGCGCTACCTTTCCAAGTGTTACTGGAAAATCCCTTGCAGTTTTTTCAGGCTGTCTTGGGAGTCAGAGATATAAATGACCACGCCCCCGAGTTCCCCGCCAGAGAAATGCTactaaaaatatcagaaattacTACGCCAGGAAAGATATTTCCTTTGAAAATGGCACAGGATTTAGACGCTGGTAGCAACAGCCTTCAGAGCTACATGATCAGCTCCAATCCTCACTTCCACGTTCTCACTAGCAATCGCAGCGATGGCAGGAGGTTCCCGGAACTGGTGCTGGACAAAGCTTTGGACCGCGAGGAGCAGCCCGAGCTCAGGCTAACCCTCACAGCGCTGGATGGCGGGTCTCCGCCCCGGTCTGGGACCACAGAGATTCAGATCCTAGTCTTGGATATCAATGATAACGCCCCTGAGTTTGCTCAGGAGCTCTATGAGGTGCAAATCCCGGAAAATAACTCCCTGGGCTCGCTGGTTATCACCGTGTCAGCGAGAGATTTAGACGCAGGGTCCTTTGGGGAGGTATCTTATGCCCTATTTCAAGTCGATGACGTTAACCAACCCTTCGAAATAAACGCAGTTACTGGAGAAATTAGACTGAGAAAGACTTTGGATTTTGAGGAATTTCAGTCTTATCACGTGGATATTGAGGCCACAGATGGCGGGGgactatcaggaaaatgctctTTAGTCATCAAGGTCCTGGATGTGAATGACAATGCCCCTGAATTGACCGTGTCGTCACTCATCAGCCCCATTCCTGAAAACTTGCCACAGATCAcagtggcagttttcagtgtgtCAGATGCAGATTCTGGACGTAACCAACAGGTTATTTGTTCTATAGATGACAATCTCCCCTTTCTCCTAAGACCGTCGGTAGAGAATTTTTACACCCTGGTAACAGAAGGAGCACTGGACAGAGAGAGCCGGGCTGAGTACAACATCACCATCACTGTCACCGACATGGGATCCCCCAGGCTGAAAACGCAGCACAGCATAACAGTGCTGGTCTCCGACGTCAATGACAACGCCCCCGCCTTCACCCAAACCTCCTACACCCTGCGGGTCCGCGAGAACAACAGCCCCGCCCTGCACATCGGCAGCGTCAGCGCCACAGACGCAGACGCGGGCGCCAACGCCCAGGTCACCTACTCGCTGCTGCCGCCCCACGACCCGCACCTGCCCCTCGCCTCCCTCGTGTCCATCAACGCGGACAACGGGCACCTGTTCGCCCTGCGGTCCCTGGACTACGAGGCCCTGCAGGCCTTCGAGTTCGGCGTGGGCGCCACAGACCGAGGCTCGCCGGCGCGGAGCAGCCAGGCGCTGGTGCGCGTGCTGGTGCTGGACGACAACGACAACTCGCCCTTCGTGCTCTACCCGCTGCAGAACGGCTCGGCGCCCTGCACCGAGCTGGTGCCCAGGGCGGCCGAGGCGGGCTACCTGGTGAGCAAGGTGGTGGCGGTGGACGGCGACTCGGGCCAGAACGCCTGGCTGTCGTACCAGCTGCTCAAGGCCACGGAGCCCGGGCTGTTCGGCGTGTGGGCGCACAACGGCGAGGTGCGCACGGCCAGGCCGCCGAGCGAGCGCGACGCGCCCAAGCACAGGCTGCTGGTGCTGGTCAAGGACAACGGCGAGCCGCCGCGCTCGGCCAGCGTCACGCTGCACGTGCTGCTGGTGGACGGCTTCTCGCAGCCCTACCTGCCGCTGCCGGAGGCGGCGGCCGAGCAGGCGCAGGCCGACCCGCTCACCGTCTACTTGGTCATCGCCCTGGCCGCGGTGTCGTCGCTCTTCCTCTTCTCGGTGCTCGCGTTCATCGCGGTGCGGCTGTGCGGGAGGAGCAGGGCCGCCTCGCTGGGTCGCTGCTCGGTGCCTGAGGGCCACTTTCCGGGCCACCTGGTGGACGTCAGCGGTACCGGGACCCTGTCCCAGAGCTACCAGTATGAGGTGTGTCTGAGGGGAGGCTCTGGGACCAGCGAGTTCAAGTTCCTCAGGCCGATTCTCCCCAACTTCCCTCCCCAGGACAGTGGGAGGGAAATGGAGGAAAACCCGACATTTCGGAATAGTTTCCAATTCAGTTAA
- the LOC131406472 gene encoding protocadherin beta-17: MMETSLPKAPQKRQVTAIIILLLLWEAGGATIKYSVLEERNSGSFVANIAKDLGLGIGELAARGAQILSKGNKQHLQLEQKSGSLLQEKKLDREELCGDTDPCILRFQVLLKNPVQFIQGELQLLDVNDHAPEFSENEILLKIPESSHPGTAFPLKLAEDLDVGSNTVQNYTISTNSHFHLFTRNHSDGRKYPELVLDKALDREEQPELRLTLTALDGGSPPRTGTSQVLIIVLDINDNAPEFAQLLYEVQVPENSPIGSLVITVFARDLDAGIYGELSYSFFQSLNQVVQAFEINAVTGEIRLIKMLDFEEIQSYHMEIEASDGGGLSGKCTVAIEVLDVNDNTPELTMSLLISDVPENTPDTVVAIFGISDPDSGDNGKMMCSIQDHLPFLLKLTVENFYTLVTEGALDREKRAEYNITITVTDMGSPRLKTQHNITVLVSDVNDNAPAFTQTSYTLRVRENNSPALHIGSVSATDADAGANAQVTYSLLPPHDPRLPLASLVSINADNGHLFALRSLDYEALQAFEFGVGATDRGSPARSSQALVRVLVLDDNDNSPFVLYPLQNGSAPCTELVPRAAEAGYLVSKVVAVDGDSGQNAWLSYQLLKATEPGLFGVWAHNGEVRTARPPSERDAPKHRLLVLVKDNGEPPRSASVTLHVLLVDGFSQPYLPLPEAAAEQAQADPLTVYLVIALAAVSSLFLFSVLAFIAVRLCGRSRAASLGRCSVAEGHFPGHLVDVGGTGTLSQSHQYEVCLRGGTGTSEFKFLKPVVPIFTGEGAGGDTEENSNFRNHFRFN, encoded by the coding sequence ATGATGGAGACGTCGCTACCCAAAGCGCCACAGAAAAGGCAAGTGACCGCCATTATTATCCTATTACTATTGTGGGAGGCGGGCGGTGCGACCATTAAGTATTCTGTTCTAGAAGAGAGGAACAGCGGCTCTTTTGTGGCCAACATAGCAAAAGATCTGGGGCTGGGCATAGGGGAGCTGGCCGCGCGGGGCGCCCAGATTCTTTCCAAAGGGAATAAACAGCATTTGCAGCTCGAGCAGAAGAGTGGAAGTTTgctccaagaaaaaaaattggaccGGGAAGAGTTGTGCGGTGACACAGATCCATGCATACTGCGTTTCCAGGTGTTACTGAAAAATCCGGTGCAGTTTATTCAAGGTGAACTACAGCTCCTAGATGTAAATGACCATGCCCCAGAATTCTCGGAAAATGAAATCCTCCTGAAAATCCCGGAAAGCAGCCATCCGGGGACTGCATTTCCTTTGAAACTAGCTGAAGATTTAGACGTAGGCAGCAACACAGTTCAGAACTACACAATTAGCACCAACTCCCATTTCCACCTTTTCACTCGGAATCACAGCGATGGCAGGAAATACCCGGAGCTGGTGCTGGACAAAGCGCTGGACCGTGAGGAGCAGCCGGAGCTCAGGTTAACCCTCACGGCGCTGGATGGCGGGTCACCGCCCAGGACTGGGACTTCCCAGGTTCTCATCATAGTCCTGGACATAAATGACAATGCCCCTGAATTTGCTCAGCTGCTCTACGAGGTGCAGGtcccagagaacagccccataggcTCCCTTGTCATCACCGTCTTCGCTAGAGATTTAGATGCTGGGATCTACGGAGAGCTCTCCTACTCATTTTTCCAATCATTAAATCAAGTCGTTCAGGCCTTTGAAATAAACGCCGTCACGGGAGAAATTCGATTAATAAAAATGTTGGATTTTGAGGAAATTCAATCTTACCATATGGAAATTGAGGCCTCAGACGGTGGGGGTCTTTCAGGAAAATGCACCGTAGCCATAGAAGTGCTGGATGTAAACGACAACACCCCCGAACTGACCATGTCATTACTCATCAGCGATGTCCCAGAAAACACCCCTGACACTGTGGTCGCTATTTTCGGAATTTCAGATCCAGACTCCGGAGACAATGGCAAAATGATGTGCTCCATCCAAGACCATCTCCCCTTCCTTCTAAAACTTACTGTAGAAAATTTCTACACTCTGGTAACAGAAGGAGCGCTGGACAGAGAGAAACGAGCCGAGTACAACATCACCATCACCGTCACCGACATGGGATCCCCCAGGCTGAAAACTCAGCACAACATAACCGTGCTGGTCTCCGACGTCAATGACAACGCCCCCGCCTTCACCCAAACCTCCTACACCCTGCGGGTCCGCGAGAACAACAGCCCCGCCCTGCACATCGGCAGCGTCAGCGCCACAGACGCAGACGCGGGCGCCAACGCCCAGGTCACCTACTCGCTGCTGCCGCCCCACGACCCGCGCCTGCCCCTCGCCTCCCTCGTGTCCATCAACGCGGACAACGGGCACCTGTTCGCCCTGCGGTCCCTGGACTACGAGGCCCTGCAGGCCTTCGAGTTCGGCGTGGGCGCCACAGACCGAGGCTCGCCGGCGCGGAGCAGCCAGGCGCTGGTGCGCGTGCTGGTGCTGGACGACAACGACAACTCGCCCTTCGTGCTCTACCCGCTGCAGAACGGCTCGGCGCCCTGCACCGAGCTGGTGCCCAGGGCGGCCGAGGCGGGCTACCTGGTGAGCAAGGTGGTGGCGGTGGACGGCGACTCGGGCCAGAACGCCTGGCTGTCGTACCAGCTGCTCAAGGCCACGGAGCCCGGGCTGTTCGGCGTGTGGGCGCACAACGGCGAGGTGCGCACGGCCAGGCCGCCGAGCGAGCGCGACGCGCCCAAGCACAGGCTGCTGGTGCTGGTCAAGGACAACGGCGAGCCGCCGCGCTCGGCCAGCGTCACGCTGCACGTGCTGCTGGTGGACGGCTTCTCGCAGCCCTACCTGCCGCTGCCGGAGGCGGCGGCCGAGCAGGCGCAGGCCGACCCGCTCACCGTCTACTTGGTCATCGCCCTGGCCGCGGTGTCGTCGCTCTTCCTCTTCTCGGTGCTCGCGTTCATCGCGGTGCGGCTGTGCGGGAGGAGCAGGGCCGCCTCGCTGGGTCGCTGTTCGGTGGCTGAGGGCCACTTTCCGGGCCACCTGGTGGACGTCGGCGGTACTGGGACCCTGTCCCAGAGCCACCAGTATGAGGTGTGTCTGAGGGGAGGTACTGGGACCAGCGAGTTCAAGTTTCTCAAACCGGTAGTCCCCATCTTCACGGGTGAAGGAGCTGGTGGGGACACTGAGGAAAACTCTAACTTCAGAAATCATTTTCGGTTCAATTAG